The Thermogemmata fonticola genome has a window encoding:
- the malQ gene encoding 4-alpha-glucanotransferase, producing the protein MSVPVWPRSSGVLLHPSSLPGPFGIGDLGPMAYRWVETLAAMRQRWWQILPLTPTGLGDSPYQTYSAFACEIKLLSPELLEQEGLVSSSFWAGVHLPEEAVDYPRVHAFKLALLREAWGNFRAGRASHLREDFAAYCAREAEWLDDYALFNALRDALGGASLPDWPAEWRKRDAAALAHARHAYADAIGMYQFGQFLFDRQWSALRRYAAERGVQILGDIPIFVALDSADVWAHPELFLLDEELRPRVVAGVPPDYFSADGQNWGTPIYNWERLAARGYDWWIARVQRQLTQVDLLRLDHFRGFVQAWHIPAGETTARNGRWVDGPGRALFDALRNALGTLPFFAEDLGYITPDVHALREQLGLAGMRVLQFALNGPADLHWPHNYERNCFCYTGTHDNETIVGWYNNLNPSQRHYLEKTVGKRLEDPAWDMIRLAWSSVAVVAIAPLQDLLRLGNEARMNTPSTNQGNWRWRFRLQQFTPDMIERLAEWTHLYNRVVHS; encoded by the coding sequence ATGAGTGTGCCAGTCTGGCCGCGGTCCAGTGGTGTGTTGCTTCATCCGAGCAGTCTGCCGGGGCCGTTTGGCATCGGAGACTTGGGGCCGATGGCGTATCGCTGGGTGGAAACACTGGCAGCCATGCGGCAGCGCTGGTGGCAAATCCTGCCCTTGACTCCGACCGGTTTGGGCGATTCGCCCTATCAGACTTACTCCGCCTTCGCCTGTGAGATTAAACTGCTCAGCCCGGAGCTGTTGGAGCAGGAGGGGCTGGTGTCGAGTTCATTCTGGGCGGGAGTGCATTTGCCGGAGGAGGCGGTCGATTATCCCCGTGTCCATGCTTTCAAGCTGGCGTTGTTACGGGAGGCGTGGGGGAATTTTCGGGCGGGCCGTGCATCTCACTTGCGAGAAGACTTTGCAGCCTACTGCGCTCGGGAAGCGGAGTGGCTGGACGATTACGCTCTTTTCAATGCTCTGCGGGATGCGCTGGGGGGGGCATCGTTGCCGGACTGGCCGGCCGAATGGCGCAAACGAGATGCTGCCGCTTTGGCCCACGCCCGCCATGCCTATGCGGATGCCATCGGCATGTACCAATTCGGCCAATTCCTGTTCGATCGCCAATGGTCCGCTCTGCGGCGGTATGCAGCGGAACGCGGCGTCCAGATTCTCGGCGACATTCCCATCTTCGTCGCTCTGGATTCCGCGGATGTCTGGGCACACCCGGAATTGTTCCTCCTGGATGAAGAGCTGAGGCCGCGAGTTGTCGCAGGTGTGCCTCCCGATTACTTCAGCGCCGACGGCCAGAATTGGGGCACGCCCATTTACAATTGGGAGCGCTTAGCCGCCCGCGGGTATGACTGGTGGATCGCGCGCGTGCAGCGGCAATTGACCCAGGTGGACCTGCTGCGTCTTGATCATTTCCGCGGTTTCGTGCAAGCCTGGCACATTCCCGCCGGAGAAACCACAGCCCGCAACGGACGATGGGTGGATGGCCCCGGCCGGGCACTCTTCGACGCCCTGCGGAACGCCCTGGGTACGCTCCCCTTTTTCGCAGAGGACTTAGGGTACATCACCCCGGATGTCCACGCTCTGCGGGAGCAATTGGGACTGGCCGGAATGCGCGTCCTGCAATTTGCCCTCAATGGACCGGCGGATTTACACTGGCCCCACAACTATGAGCGCAACTGCTTCTGCTACACCGGCACACACGACAACGAAACCATCGTCGGCTGGTACAACAACCTCAACCCCTCGCAACGCCACTACCTGGAAAAAACCGTCGGCAAGCGCCTGGAGGACCCCGCTTGGGACATGATCCGCCTGGCCTGGTCTTCGGTCGCCGTGGTGGCAATCGCCCCCCTCCAAGACCTGCTACGCCTGGGGAACGAAGCCCGCATGAATACCCCCTCTACAAACCAAGGGAACTGGCGCTGGCGGTTCCGCCTCCAACAGTTTACACCGGACATGATCGAGCGGCTGGCCGAGTGGACCCACCTCTATAACCGGGTGGTCCATTCATAG
- a CDS encoding DUF4349 domain-containing protein, with amino-acid sequence MLAPQPRSPVSGTMLSPRSSLFIASGCRTGFCLLLASSCLAWLGCGVKAPREAPEITMATSADVGSRAPAGRAEKGGGDFAPEPNGAANRSVDPKLLTAEVERKIIYTAHIELVVKELETAMAEVKQLVQGHKGYIAKSEVRGQVGQRRTADYVLRVPANHFTALQEGLLQLGFAERNALESQDVTEEYVDIEARLQVLKREEETLNKLLLESTSRSDLLQTRDHILQVRSQIERAQARLNLLSRLTAFSTIHLKLREEQNYQPPASKAAPTLGERIRVTFRNSWDSFLSFLTQCTLTAVALTPWLPVIIPAALLLVWFGRRLSHARSRNQHAVQRPSDPEGAEAS; translated from the coding sequence ATGTTAGCACCTCAACCCCGTTCCCCGGTGAGTGGAACCATGCTGTCACCTCGGTCATCTCTCTTCATCGCCTCTGGGTGTCGCACAGGCTTCTGCCTTCTGCTGGCGAGCAGTTGCCTGGCCTGGTTGGGATGTGGAGTCAAAGCTCCGCGGGAAGCGCCAGAAATCACCATGGCAACGTCCGCTGATGTGGGCAGTCGGGCACCGGCGGGCCGAGCGGAAAAAGGCGGCGGGGACTTCGCCCCTGAACCGAACGGAGCCGCTAACCGCAGCGTGGACCCCAAGCTCCTCACCGCCGAAGTCGAACGGAAAATCATCTACACCGCCCACATCGAACTGGTGGTCAAGGAACTGGAGACCGCCATGGCGGAGGTGAAACAGCTCGTCCAGGGGCACAAGGGGTACATCGCCAAATCGGAAGTTCGCGGCCAAGTCGGCCAGCGCCGAACAGCGGACTATGTCCTGCGCGTGCCGGCGAACCACTTCACGGCCCTCCAGGAAGGCTTGCTTCAGCTTGGTTTTGCCGAACGCAATGCCCTGGAATCGCAGGATGTGACGGAGGAGTACGTCGATATCGAGGCCCGCTTGCAAGTCCTCAAACGGGAAGAGGAAACCCTCAACAAACTGTTGCTCGAGTCCACGAGCCGCTCGGATTTGCTCCAGACGCGGGACCACATCCTCCAGGTCCGCAGCCAAATCGAGCGAGCCCAAGCCCGATTGAACCTTCTGAGCCGCTTGACCGCCTTTTCCACCATTCACCTCAAGCTCCGGGAAGAGCAGAATTACCAGCCTCCCGCCTCCAAAGCCGCTCCGACGCTTGGCGAACGCATCCGCGTCACCTTCCGCAACTCTTGGGACAGCTTCCTGAGCTTTTTGACGCAATGCACCCTGACCGCCGTGGCTCTGACCCCTTGGCTGCCCGTGATCATTCCCGCCGCTTTGTTGCTCGTTTGGTTTGGGCGGCGCCTCTCCCACGCCCGCTCGCGGAACCAGCACGCTGTGCAGCGGCCTTCGGACCCGGAGGGAGCGGAAGCCTCGTGA
- a CDS encoding zinc ribbon domain-containing protein has product MSRLLVQCPNCQARIKVSERLIGKTKPCPRCQTVLQFPADMAAVSRSELSEDAGTTPPVEAPPAGPSKAVGNYASPPVAPSYPSSSEPAFVEPEWIEEPLPVPQAEYSAKAMPSLPRLPTKRKYPVLVIMGYCFKVLACIILGLFILALFFGFIKYIIADNPLESAMVWAWLRVMLISTPIAVFVCMLIWTVGELMFMIIHFEENVRAIGIGVLELCKKYYSN; this is encoded by the coding sequence ATGTCCCGCTTATTGGTTCAGTGTCCTAACTGTCAAGCTCGTATTAAAGTGTCTGAGCGGCTCATCGGAAAAACCAAACCTTGTCCTCGGTGTCAGACGGTCTTGCAGTTCCCCGCTGACATGGCTGCGGTCTCGAGATCTGAACTATCCGAGGATGCCGGTACGACACCTCCCGTGGAGGCTCCCCCTGCCGGTCCCTCCAAGGCCGTTGGGAATTACGCCTCGCCACCAGTGGCGCCGTCCTATCCTTCCTCTTCCGAACCCGCCTTCGTCGAACCGGAATGGATCGAGGAGCCGCTGCCCGTGCCCCAAGCGGAGTATTCCGCCAAGGCCATGCCCTCCTTGCCCCGCCTTCCTACGAAGCGTAAATACCCAGTCCTGGTGATCATGGGGTATTGCTTTAAGGTTTTAGCTTGTATAATTTTGGGCTTATTTATTTTGGCATTATTTTTTGGTTTTATCAAATATATCATCGCCGATAATCCATTAGAAAGTGCTATGGTATGGGCATGGCTAAGAGTAATGTTGATTTCAACGCCTATCGCAGTTTTTGTATGCATGTTGATATGGACTGTGGGAGAATTAATGTTTATGATAATACATTTTGAGGAAAATGTGCGAGCGATTGGAATCGGTGTGCTAGAGTTATGTAAAAAGTATTATTCAAATTGA
- a CDS encoding class I SAM-dependent rRNA methyltransferase encodes MGTGLPVVRLKVERQTSHPWIFQKMVEKPAERLRPGTLVEVVDKTGRWVGRGFYNGHSRIGVRLLTRDPQEAVDAAFFARRIQEAVAFRRHVLQLDTITDAYRLVHAEGDGLSGLVVDRFADVIVLEFFAAGMYRYRDWIMAALQAEFPGARFYYFAEEHVGKQESFDCRPPAPPGPVDIQEYGLRFRVLPGSKHKTGFFVDQRENRWRISSWCAGKRVLDLCCNSGGFAIYAKARGAAREVIGVDIDEDALALARTNAGLNQVQIRWVQADLFCWLRDIAPSGQRFDVVILDPAKLTRDREGVAAALRKYCDMNRLAMQVTAPGGILLSCSCTGLVKEEEFLESLRRAAWQAGRTLQVFHVGGAGPDHPFLLNVPEGRYLKAVYARVW; translated from the coding sequence GTGGGAACGGGATTGCCGGTGGTACGCCTGAAAGTGGAGCGACAGACGTCGCATCCGTGGATATTCCAAAAGATGGTGGAAAAGCCTGCGGAGCGGTTGCGTCCGGGGACGTTGGTGGAGGTGGTGGACAAGACCGGCCGGTGGGTGGGACGGGGTTTTTACAATGGCCATTCGCGGATTGGCGTGCGGCTCCTCACGCGTGATCCACAGGAGGCGGTGGACGCGGCTTTTTTTGCCCGGCGCATTCAGGAGGCCGTCGCCTTTCGCCGCCACGTGCTGCAATTGGACACGATCACGGATGCCTACCGCTTGGTCCATGCAGAGGGAGACGGCCTGAGCGGGCTGGTGGTGGACCGTTTTGCGGACGTGATCGTGCTGGAGTTTTTTGCAGCGGGGATGTATCGGTATCGGGACTGGATCATGGCGGCCCTGCAGGCAGAGTTTCCGGGCGCCCGCTTCTACTATTTTGCAGAAGAACACGTGGGCAAGCAGGAGTCGTTCGACTGCCGCCCGCCTGCACCGCCGGGGCCTGTGGACATTCAGGAATATGGATTACGCTTCCGGGTTCTGCCGGGCAGCAAGCACAAGACGGGTTTTTTCGTTGATCAGCGGGAGAATCGCTGGCGGATCAGCTCCTGGTGCGCCGGCAAGCGCGTGCTGGACCTGTGCTGTAACAGCGGAGGCTTCGCGATTTATGCCAAAGCCAGGGGAGCGGCGCGGGAAGTGATCGGCGTCGATATCGACGAGGACGCTCTGGCCTTGGCGCGGACCAACGCGGGACTCAATCAGGTCCAAATCCGCTGGGTACAGGCGGACCTGTTCTGCTGGTTGCGGGATATAGCGCCGAGCGGGCAGCGGTTCGACGTAGTGATCCTGGACCCGGCCAAGTTGACCCGCGACCGGGAGGGTGTAGCAGCAGCTTTGCGCAAGTATTGCGATATGAATCGCCTGGCCATGCAAGTGACCGCGCCGGGAGGAATCCTCCTGAGCTGTTCGTGTACGGGTCTGGTCAAGGAAGAGGAGTTTTTGGAATCGCTGCGCCGGGCGGCCTGGCAAGCGGGGCGGACCTTGCAAGTGTTCCATGTGGGCGGTGCAGGGCCGGATCACCCCTTCCTGCTCAATGTCCCGGAGGGGCGGTATCTCAAAGCGGTGTACGCACGGGTCTGGTGA
- the ilvB gene encoding biosynthetic-type acetolactate synthase large subunit → MTATSPSAALSASATAMSGADILVHALVRQGVEVVFAYPGGASMPIHQALTRVADRIRTILPRHEQGGGFMAHGYARATGKAGVCITTSGPGATNLVTCLADAKMDSIPVIAITGQVATSVLGNDAFQETPIVEICRGITKHHYLVTRVEDITRVVKEAFYIATTGRPGPIIIDICKDVQTARHCPDWDPPMDLPGYRPFRRARREELEPILHALRQSKKPFIYAGGGITHAHAAAELRQFAELTGIPVGLTLHGLGNFPADHYLCLHMLGMHGTVYANYAINDADLLLAFGVRFDDRVTGKLSEFAKHGKIVHIDIDKSEIHKNKYAHIPVHGDIKHALADLNAMLREEANADLIAGGRYTDWWRQIDAWRASDPLRIPERDDAILPQYAIRRLWEILRDRQILDRTTITTGVGQHQMWAAQFFHFNQPRTWITSGGLGTMGFGLPAALGAKVARPDHLVIDIDGDGSFLMNIQELATAYTENIPVKILLLNNQHLGMVVQWEDRFFSGNRAHTYLGAGDHHPPYPDFVTIAQGFGIPARTIQEKGDLDEALSELVESPGSFLLNILVPHQEHVLPMIPSGMTVRDIIKV, encoded by the coding sequence ATGACCGCGACATCCCCTTCCGCTGCTCTGTCTGCTTCAGCCACGGCGATGAGTGGAGCTGACATCCTGGTCCATGCTCTGGTGCGGCAGGGGGTGGAGGTGGTTTTCGCTTATCCCGGCGGTGCGAGCATGCCCATTCATCAGGCCCTGACACGGGTCGCGGACCGCATCCGCACCATTTTGCCCCGTCATGAGCAAGGGGGCGGGTTCATGGCGCATGGCTACGCGCGGGCCACGGGCAAAGCCGGGGTGTGCATCACCACCAGCGGACCGGGAGCCACCAATCTGGTCACCTGCCTGGCCGATGCCAAAATGGATTCCATTCCCGTTATTGCCATCACCGGCCAAGTGGCGACCTCGGTTCTCGGAAATGACGCCTTCCAGGAAACCCCCATCGTGGAAATCTGCCGGGGGATTACCAAACACCATTACCTGGTGACCCGCGTCGAAGACATCACCCGGGTGGTCAAGGAGGCGTTTTACATCGCCACGACCGGCCGGCCCGGTCCGATCATCATCGACATTTGCAAAGATGTCCAAACGGCTCGCCACTGCCCCGATTGGGACCCGCCGATGGACCTGCCGGGGTATCGGCCCTTCCGCCGGGCACGCCGCGAAGAATTGGAACCGATCCTGCACGCCCTCCGCCAAAGTAAAAAACCGTTCATCTACGCCGGTGGTGGGATCACCCATGCCCACGCCGCTGCAGAACTGCGGCAATTCGCCGAACTGACCGGCATCCCCGTCGGACTCACCCTCCACGGCTTGGGCAACTTCCCGGCGGATCACTACCTCTGCCTCCACATGCTCGGCATGCATGGCACCGTCTATGCCAACTATGCCATCAACGATGCCGATCTGCTGCTGGCCTTCGGCGTGCGTTTCGACGACCGCGTCACGGGCAAACTCTCGGAGTTCGCCAAACACGGGAAGATCGTGCACATCGACATTGACAAAAGCGAAATCCACAAAAACAAGTATGCTCACATCCCCGTGCATGGGGACATCAAGCATGCCCTGGCCGATCTCAACGCCATGCTGCGCGAAGAGGCCAACGCGGACCTGATTGCCGGCGGGCGTTACACCGATTGGTGGCGGCAGATCGACGCTTGGCGCGCCAGCGATCCCTTGCGCATCCCGGAGCGGGACGACGCCATCCTTCCGCAGTATGCCATCCGCCGCCTCTGGGAAATCTTGCGGGATCGGCAGATCCTCGACCGCACCACCATCACCACGGGCGTCGGCCAGCACCAGATGTGGGCCGCCCAGTTCTTCCATTTCAACCAGCCCCGCACCTGGATCACCAGCGGCGGATTGGGCACCATGGGCTTCGGCCTCCCGGCGGCCCTCGGGGCCAAAGTCGCCCGGCCCGATCACCTCGTCATCGACATCGACGGCGACGGCAGCTTCCTTATGAACATCCAGGAATTGGCCACCGCCTACACCGAAAACATCCCGGTGAAAATCCTCCTCCTCAACAACCAGCACCTGGGCATGGTCGTCCAGTGGGAAGACCGCTTTTTCAGCGGCAACCGTGCCCATACCTACCTCGGCGCCGGTGATCACCACCCCCCGTATCCCGACTTCGTGACCATAGCGCAGGGGTTCGGCATTCCCGCCCGCACCATCCAGGAGAAAGGCGACCTCGACGAGGCCCTCAGCGAACTGGTCGAATCTCCGGGTTCCTTCCTCCTGAATATCCTGGTGCCGCATCAGGAACATGTCTTGCCCATGATCCCCAGCGGCATGACCGTCCGGGACATCATCAAGGTTTGA
- a CDS encoding MFS transporter, which produces MHTVGFERGVSWRWWVCGVLLLATLLNYMDRQALPQTATELKQRHGLSDTRYGLVERNFSWAFAIGSILFGYLADRFGPRLLYPLVLAGWSLAGLATPLLAQESWTAILADPDDPSSGAFRWLLICRTALGLFEAGHWPCALITVRLILSGRDRPLGNGILQSGASLGAVLIPLYVLGIRHLGGDWPVVFWTIGAAGLLWVPLWLTLVRAADLRSVPPSASVDELGSGGDRPESDGPVSAGRWILPLVCLGIIVCCLNVSWQFLRAWLPKYLKESEGFSADAADVAVAGYYIAADIGCLLSGAVVRLLTARGWELTAARRLGFVLFAGLTLLAAATRWSGGGWAAVVLLWLAGAGILGLHPYYYALVQELPQRFLGLGSGLLAAIAWFLAGAVQQHLGRHIDTTGSYDLGLAIAGLAPLLATAAVIWLWRPPRSAR; this is translated from the coding sequence ATGCACACCGTTGGCTTCGAGCGTGGCGTATCCTGGCGTTGGTGGGTGTGTGGCGTCCTGTTGCTGGCTACACTGCTGAATTACATGGATCGCCAGGCTTTGCCGCAAACGGCGACGGAATTGAAACAGCGTCACGGGTTGAGCGATACCCGCTATGGCTTGGTCGAGCGGAACTTCAGTTGGGCGTTTGCCATCGGTTCGATCCTGTTCGGGTATTTGGCAGATCGTTTCGGTCCCCGGCTGCTCTATCCGCTCGTTTTGGCAGGCTGGTCGCTGGCGGGTTTGGCCACGCCGCTCCTGGCCCAGGAAAGCTGGACCGCGATCCTGGCGGACCCAGATGATCCATCCTCCGGGGCATTCCGGTGGCTGCTGATTTGCCGGACGGCCTTGGGATTGTTTGAAGCAGGTCACTGGCCATGTGCCTTGATCACGGTTCGCTTGATCTTGTCGGGCCGGGATCGCCCTCTCGGCAACGGGATTCTGCAATCGGGTGCTTCGCTGGGAGCCGTGTTGATTCCCCTGTATGTGCTGGGGATTCGCCATCTGGGCGGCGACTGGCCGGTGGTATTCTGGACCATCGGAGCGGCGGGGTTGCTCTGGGTGCCCTTATGGCTGACCCTAGTGCGGGCGGCGGACCTGCGATCGGTTCCTCCTTCGGCATCGGTGGATGAACTCGGAAGTGGCGGCGATCGCCCGGAGTCCGATGGGCCGGTCTCTGCGGGACGCTGGATTCTGCCGCTGGTGTGCCTGGGAATTATTGTGTGTTGTCTGAATGTGAGCTGGCAGTTCCTGCGGGCGTGGTTGCCCAAGTATCTGAAAGAGTCGGAGGGTTTTTCCGCGGATGCGGCGGATGTGGCCGTGGCGGGCTATTACATTGCGGCGGATATTGGGTGCTTGCTTTCGGGAGCGGTGGTGCGCCTGCTGACGGCTCGCGGCTGGGAGTTGACCGCGGCCCGCCGCTTGGGATTCGTCCTCTTTGCTGGCTTGACCCTCTTAGCGGCAGCCACCCGTTGGAGCGGCGGAGGTTGGGCGGCTGTGGTTCTGCTGTGGCTGGCCGGGGCAGGTATTCTCGGCTTGCATCCTTATTACTACGCCTTGGTCCAGGAGTTGCCCCAGCGCTTTCTGGGGCTGGGTTCAGGATTGCTCGCCGCCATAGCCTGGTTCCTAGCGGGAGCAGTGCAGCAGCATCTGGGCCGCCATATTGACACGACGGGCAGTTATGACTTGGGCTTGGCCATTGCGGGGTTGGCTCCGCTGCTGGCGACTGCTGCCGTGATTTGGCTCTGGAGACCGCCCCGATCCGCCCGCTAA
- a CDS encoding FKBP-type peptidyl-prolyl cis-trans isomerase, whose protein sequence is MSADIPTSSLPPSEERRRMLRVLLPAGGIALLIIVSAVVAGMFGGSGPKMSDGSPGGLHDPDLQEVVAGVKIRDLKVGEGSPPVQIGARIRVHYKGWLADGTVFDSTEGRAPFVCNLKPGMDGVITGWVYGIQGMRPGGIRKLVIAPDKGYGNQGTDRIPPNSFLIFEVQLLEILPSANLAQGPGRPMSDGSDGGTEDLQLTHIGDGVRIRDLRLGEGTPVEPGATITVHYKGWLPDGTVFDDSRSRNRGQPMTLSLDDMIAGWRKGIPGMKPGGIRKLVIPPEMGYGAQGKGEVPPNATLIFEVELVKAGS, encoded by the coding sequence ATGTCAGCGGATATTCCCACATCCTCACTGCCTCCCTCCGAGGAGCGTCGGCGGATGTTACGCGTGCTGTTGCCGGCGGGAGGAATTGCCTTGTTGATAATTGTGTCAGCGGTGGTCGCGGGCATGTTCGGCGGCAGCGGGCCGAAGATGTCGGACGGTTCTCCCGGCGGACTGCATGATCCCGATCTGCAAGAGGTGGTCGCCGGTGTGAAGATTCGGGACTTGAAGGTGGGGGAAGGCTCACCGCCGGTGCAGATCGGCGCCCGCATTCGCGTGCATTACAAGGGTTGGCTGGCGGATGGTACGGTCTTCGACAGCACGGAAGGCCGTGCCCCGTTTGTCTGCAATCTCAAGCCGGGAATGGATGGGGTGATTACCGGCTGGGTGTATGGGATTCAAGGGATGCGTCCCGGCGGCATCCGCAAACTCGTCATTGCGCCCGATAAAGGATATGGCAATCAAGGGACCGACCGGATTCCCCCGAACAGCTTTCTGATTTTTGAGGTGCAGTTGCTGGAGATACTTCCCTCAGCCAATCTGGCGCAAGGTCCAGGCCGCCCGATGTCGGATGGTTCAGATGGGGGCACGGAAGATTTGCAACTGACCCACATAGGCGACGGGGTTCGCATCCGCGACCTTCGCCTGGGGGAAGGTACTCCTGTGGAACCTGGGGCCACCATCACGGTGCACTACAAAGGCTGGCTGCCCGATGGTACAGTCTTCGACGATAGCCGAAGCCGCAATCGGGGCCAACCCATGACCCTTTCCCTCGACGACATGATCGCCGGCTGGCGTAAGGGCATCCCCGGCATGAAACCGGGCGGCATCCGCAAGCTGGTTATCCCGCCGGAGATGGGCTACGGTGCCCAAGGCAAAGGGGAAGTTCCGCCGAATGCCACCCTCATCTTCGAGGTCGAATTGGTCAAGGCAGGGTCCTAA
- a CDS encoding creatininase family protein → MNLSELSWPVIAELPRKTPIVLPIAALEQHGRHLPVFTDTLLLGEVVRRVQELPIAQQCLFAPVQWLGHSHHHLDFPGTLSLAGRHYIEMLQGLARCWIEHGFSRLVFLNGHGGNIVPVQQALFELKQEFRDYRELLLLSLTYWEAGGNPREAVSGLVQSQMGHACEWETSMMLRLAPQWVVGDVSQLPEVPFGSGFAPGYRAWVMPERSEPGHIGAPAAATAEKGEALFTFFARSVADFLERVVHWDGSWQ, encoded by the coding sequence ATGAATCTCAGCGAGTTGTCCTGGCCGGTGATCGCGGAGCTGCCCCGGAAGACGCCGATTGTTCTGCCTATAGCGGCCCTGGAGCAACATGGCCGGCATTTGCCCGTATTCACCGATACTTTGCTGTTGGGAGAAGTGGTGCGGCGGGTCCAGGAGTTGCCGATTGCGCAGCAGTGCTTGTTTGCGCCGGTGCAATGGCTGGGCCACTCCCATCACCACCTGGACTTTCCCGGTACCCTGTCCCTGGCGGGCCGGCACTATATCGAGATGCTTCAGGGATTGGCCCGCTGCTGGATCGAACATGGTTTTTCCCGCCTGGTTTTCCTCAACGGCCACGGCGGCAACATCGTGCCGGTGCAGCAGGCCCTTTTTGAACTCAAGCAAGAGTTCCGGGATTATCGGGAGTTGTTGCTCCTGTCGCTGACGTATTGGGAAGCGGGGGGAAACCCACGGGAGGCGGTGAGCGGCTTGGTGCAGTCGCAGATGGGGCACGCCTGCGAGTGGGAAACATCCATGATGCTGCGCCTGGCCCCGCAGTGGGTTGTAGGAGACGTGTCCCAATTGCCGGAGGTACCCTTTGGAAGCGGCTTTGCCCCTGGTTACCGGGCCTGGGTGATGCCGGAACGGAGCGAACCAGGGCACATCGGCGCCCCGGCAGCGGCTACGGCGGAGAAAGGCGAGGCCCTGTTCACCTTCTTCGCCCGCTCGGTGGCAGACTTCCTGGAACGGGTGGTGCATTGGGATGGAAGCTGGCAGTGA
- a CDS encoding DsrE family protein: MTATSLALAALLGGCITAGNEAVPAAPAVWTDYARALAEAARTHKPVVVFISEAPAPLRQQLQAGTVPAEAIHLLQERYVVVEVSRQQAEGRILASQFDLQEGVVISGPGGQFQAYRHGGPWQVTQLLPQLRQYATAAAPTTTVCSGTATASSGSSTTCAQGTCGTSTLAGASTSCAGGTCASSGGTCSSGGATCSSSSGTCTTCSGTSVSTGVTCTTGTCPTTPARRGILRSVRRAYAVPVSSCPSGTCPGR; the protein is encoded by the coding sequence ATGACGGCGACATCTTTGGCTCTGGCGGCTCTGCTCGGCGGTTGCATCACCGCAGGAAATGAGGCCGTGCCGGCAGCACCGGCGGTCTGGACCGACTACGCCCGCGCCTTGGCGGAAGCGGCACGGACCCACAAGCCCGTGGTGGTTTTCATCAGTGAAGCCCCGGCACCCTTGCGCCAGCAATTGCAAGCCGGTACTGTGCCCGCCGAAGCGATCCACCTGCTCCAGGAGCGGTATGTCGTGGTGGAAGTCAGCCGCCAGCAAGCCGAGGGGCGCATCTTGGCCAGCCAATTTGACCTGCAAGAGGGTGTGGTAATCAGCGGTCCGGGCGGCCAGTTCCAGGCGTATCGTCACGGCGGCCCCTGGCAAGTGACCCAGCTTCTCCCGCAACTGCGGCAGTATGCCACAGCGGCAGCACCGACCACGACGGTTTGCAGCGGCACCGCGACGGCTTCCTCCGGCTCCAGTACCACCTGCGCCCAAGGCACCTGCGGCACCTCCACCCTTGCGGGAGCGAGCACCTCGTGCGCCGGGGGAACCTGTGCCAGCAGCGGAGGAACCTGCTCAAGCGGCGGAGCAACTTGCTCCAGCAGTAGCGGTACCTGCACCACTTGCAGCGGCACTTCGGTGAGCACCGGGGTGACTTGCACGACTGGCACCTGCCCCACCACCCCAGCCCGGCGGGGCATCCTGCGGTCGGTCCGCCGCGCCTATGCCGTCCCGGTGTCTTCCTGTCCCAGCGGGACATGCCCCGGTCGATGA